A region from the Stygiolobus caldivivus genome encodes:
- the ureG gene encoding urease accessory protein UreG → MMKIGVLGPVGSGKTTLIEFLTEYFVRKFAISVGIITNDVVSNHDAVRVYEELVVTKKVLPKENVVGLVTGGCPHTAIREDPSMNLRALERLTRRVRLDVIFIESGGDNVMSTFSGLLADYTIFVLDTAAGDKYPGKGGLGISESDLLVVNKVDLAPYVGADLEKMKRDAEKVRKGKPTVFVSLKTGEGVESLINVLKEELSIEGILRI, encoded by the coding sequence ATGATGAAGATAGGGGTCTTAGGCCCAGTGGGCTCGGGGAAAACTACCTTAATCGAGTTCCTCACTGAGTACTTCGTCAGGAAGTTCGCTATATCAGTAGGGATAATCACTAACGATGTAGTCTCTAACCATGATGCAGTAAGGGTCTATGAAGAGCTAGTTGTCACTAAAAAAGTCCTACCTAAAGAAAATGTAGTGGGTCTTGTTACCGGCGGTTGCCCACACACGGCTATTAGAGAAGACCCTTCAATGAACTTAAGGGCACTGGAAAGGCTCACCAGGAGGGTAAGGTTAGACGTTATATTTATAGAAAGTGGAGGAGATAATGTAATGAGTACATTTAGCGGGCTACTAGCTGACTACACTATATTCGTTTTAGACACAGCTGCTGGTGATAAATACCCAGGTAAGGGCGGGTTAGGGATTTCTGAAAGCGACTTATTAGTAGTTAATAAGGTCGACCTAGCCCCTTATGTAGGTGCTGACCTGGAGAAAATGAAAAGAGACGCTGAAAAAGTAAGGAAAGGAAAACCTACAGTATTTGTGAGCCTTAAGACCGGAGAAGGTGTGGAAAGTCTAATAAACGTTTTAAAGGAGGAGTTATCAATTGAAGGGATCCTTAGAATTTGA
- a CDS encoding MFS transporter: MLSSILAAFAVRIFGTIIQPYLGIQLQFTIFQISLIYLILTLVEGIITLSIGILADFLNPYNLLTLSLMIISIGIVFLILSDIFLVILIAMTLVYIGFSVRVPLMRVIIGRRLSKNELSIYFTIVPLASMAAPLISAYIAQESYKVDFILTFIIIIIVILIILRIRSIIFDVRVNNMKRVDVKSYIKLVKEDKNATTLPLLIAIIRFIFGTSFLYIPLYFTEIIKGSLLELGIMFSTETIGISLAAFPSKFLSDKLGDINTLAITRILAGITYALLYFTRSPILFIIINFIGTLFIAMDNLPEVSVISRSKTANLSMSLIDSVSTLLSISSPIIALYFWVDISPEAVFLLSLLVIIPSIIMLNYRQFIK; encoded by the coding sequence ATGTTATCTTCTATTTTAGCGGCTTTTGCTGTGAGAATATTTGGGACTATTATACAACCTTACTTAGGAATCCAATTACAATTTACTATATTTCAGATTTCATTAATTTATCTAATTTTAACTTTAGTTGAAGGGATTATAACTTTAAGCATAGGTATATTAGCCGATTTCCTTAATCCTTATAACTTATTAACGCTTTCATTAATGATAATAAGCATAGGTATTGTTTTTCTAATTTTATCAGATATTTTTCTAGTAATTTTGATTGCAATGACTTTAGTATATATTGGATTTAGTGTACGAGTACCGTTAATGAGAGTCATAATTGGAAGGAGGCTAAGTAAGAACGAGTTGAGCATCTATTTTACAATAGTCCCATTGGCCTCTATGGCAGCTCCATTAATTTCCGCTTATATTGCCCAAGAAAGTTACAAAGTTGATTTTATTTTAACATTTATTATTATAATTATCGTAATTTTAATTATATTACGAATAAGATCTATTATATTTGATGTACGGGTAAATAATATGAAGAGAGTAGATGTTAAATCGTATATAAAATTAGTGAAAGAGGATAAGAATGCTACAACCTTACCGTTATTAATAGCTATAATAAGATTTATCTTTGGAACAAGCTTTTTGTATATTCCGTTATACTTCACTGAGATAATTAAGGGTAGTCTATTAGAGTTAGGAATAATGTTTAGTACTGAGACCATTGGAATAAGTTTAGCTGCATTTCCATCAAAGTTCTTATCGGATAAACTAGGGGATATTAACACCCTAGCAATAACAAGAATATTAGCCGGTATAACTTACGCTTTACTTTATTTTACAAGATCTCCAATTTTATTCATAATAATAAATTTTATCGGGACGTTATTTATAGCTATGGACAATTTACCGGAGGTGAGTGTAATCTCTAGATCGAAAACAGCTAATTTATCCATGTCGTTAATAGATTCTGTATCTACATTACTATCAATATCTTCTCCCATAATTGCTCTCTACTTCTGGGTAGACATTTCTCCTGAAGCTGTATTCTTACTGTCCCTTTTAGTAATAATTCCATCAATAATAATGCTTAACTATAGACAGTTTATAAAATAA
- a CDS encoding nitrite/sulfite reductase — MSISFKDKYKLFYPRRYEGIYTSRGDNPLISIRIRQGKGRDPSQWTAEQFEKLVEITRDYGNNKIHLTSRGDVELYGIDMKHLDEILAKLESVGLSPRDSCGASVRNVIPCLSQICPKANVDAEKVAIYISNFFRYNKEYEYPNLPKRVKISISACEVGCAHPVIMDVGIVGKNNGKFDVMVGGGIGEKAFEAKTLFTDVTLDKLLPICVAVANILKRENEKRGFKHIVEKYGEDKIKEMIIKEANDIAPTLPPLKENITVNKFMSVERLLRVKPIGGWLDIQDIPEIVSVMRRNLGYGYLFNTQELYIPITANDYSVKLRAPNEITDTNIWKRSFNVNSCIGNDYCPPALVPTTEMASKVYERLKDEGINIRISFSGCTHSCGKHWVMDLGFGAIANRGDVRLNVVVGGGNKKIGKVIGSIPADKYMEVTDKLVKLVKEGKINLENIDENVLREHLKDVEGFEEIKKI, encoded by the coding sequence ATGAGTATATCTTTTAAAGATAAATACAAGTTATTTTATCCTAGAAGATACGAAGGAATATATACTAGTAGGGGGGATAATCCACTTATCTCGATAAGGATAAGACAAGGAAAAGGAAGAGATCCTTCTCAATGGACAGCAGAGCAATTTGAAAAACTTGTAGAAATTACAAGAGATTATGGTAATAATAAAATCCATTTAACGTCTAGAGGAGATGTAGAACTCTATGGAATAGATATGAAGCACCTTGATGAGATATTAGCAAAATTAGAATCCGTAGGTCTAAGTCCAAGAGACTCTTGCGGTGCTTCTGTGAGAAATGTAATCCCGTGTTTATCGCAAATATGTCCTAAAGCTAATGTAGACGCTGAGAAAGTAGCTATATATATTTCTAATTTTTTTAGGTACAATAAGGAATACGAATATCCGAACTTACCTAAAAGAGTTAAGATATCAATATCAGCATGTGAAGTTGGCTGTGCTCATCCCGTAATTATGGATGTAGGAATAGTAGGTAAAAATAACGGTAAGTTTGACGTTATGGTAGGAGGAGGTATAGGAGAGAAAGCCTTTGAAGCGAAAACACTATTTACTGACGTAACCCTAGACAAGTTACTACCAATTTGCGTAGCAGTAGCAAATATATTGAAGAGAGAAAACGAAAAGAGGGGTTTCAAACATATTGTAGAAAAATATGGAGAAGATAAAATTAAAGAAATGATAATCAAAGAGGCTAACGATATAGCACCGACCTTACCTCCATTGAAAGAAAATATAACGGTAAACAAGTTTATGTCAGTTGAGAGACTACTTAGGGTTAAGCCAATTGGTGGTTGGTTGGATATTCAAGACATCCCAGAAATCGTTTCTGTAATGAGGAGGAATCTAGGCTACGGCTACTTGTTTAATACTCAAGAACTATATATTCCGATAACGGCTAATGACTATTCAGTTAAACTGAGAGCGCCAAACGAAATTACAGATACTAATATATGGAAAAGGTCATTCAATGTAAACTCATGTATAGGTAACGACTATTGCCCACCTGCTTTAGTTCCTACGACCGAGATGGCATCTAAAGTTTATGAGAGGCTTAAGGATGAAGGGATTAATATAAGAATTTCGTTTAGCGGATGTACTCACTCTTGCGGTAAACATTGGGTTATGGATCTAGGATTTGGTGCTATCGCAAATAGAGGTGATGTCAGGCTGAACGTTGTGGTCGGTGGGGGGAACAAGAAAATCGGTAAAGTGATTGGTTCCATACCCGCTGATAAATATATGGAGGTAACAGATAAGTTAGTGAAGCTAGTTAAAGAAGGGAAAATAAACCTTGAAAACATTGACGAGAATGTATTGAGGGAACATCTTAAAGACGTAGAGGGATTCGAGGAGATAAAGAAAATTTAA
- a CDS encoding urease accessory protein UreD: protein MKGSLEFDENMIKRNGPLNIFSCNTYLVVTNPSEVLAHEDELIVKISGRDLKITDQAYTKILRKSNVKIVVEVTGDKVDYFPHPIIFYNSSRARLYTKVVVRERAKIIEAYILGRKGSMEEFVEGDILAITEVFYGDKLLIYDVFRGDGYYKSRNIMGKEALLTVYEVEDGEYKFNKIITDYQNIDKTWRDLTGIYF, encoded by the coding sequence TTGAAGGGATCCTTAGAATTTGATGAGAATATGATAAAGAGGAACGGACCTCTGAACATATTCTCTTGTAACACTTACCTAGTAGTTACTAACCCTTCAGAGGTATTGGCCCATGAAGACGAGTTAATTGTTAAAATTTCCGGGAGGGACCTTAAGATAACTGACCAAGCTTATACCAAAATATTGAGAAAGAGTAATGTAAAAATAGTAGTAGAGGTCACGGGGGATAAGGTAGATTATTTCCCACACCCTATAATTTTTTATAATTCCAGCAGGGCTAGACTGTACACTAAGGTCGTAGTTAGGGAGAGGGCAAAGATAATAGAGGCATATATTTTAGGGCGTAAGGGCTCTATGGAGGAATTTGTTGAAGGAGACATTTTAGCTATCACTGAGGTTTTCTATGGGGATAAATTACTAATTTATGACGTGTTTAGGGGTGACGGCTATTACAAGAGCAGAAATATAATGGGTAAGGAAGCCCTACTTACGGTCTATGAAGTAGAAGACGGAGAATATAAATTTAATAAAATAATCACCGACTACCAAAACATAGACAAGACATGGCGAGACCTTACCGGGATATATTTCTAG
- a CDS encoding cytosine permease gives MRDVDSIIVNPEILPVPKEIKKWKAPDYTMAWITMSVGVLTWEYPWFGIFLGIPWYLALSLEFLGNLLTLVPMIIQSHAGAKYGIAEPQVTRSRWGIWGAQLPSIIRAIIGTGWWGINVFIITEIIVGLYLKLSGNLTSVVGPLLKSGQANSFTISLADPSLFWVVFVSVILAEIGILYYSPVLKGQEPLRKMSWVVAPIVMLSLISIFAFEATKYGLSFTLPTTFNASLPTILAYLGGNMASWLTMAISMPDLTRFAVNQRAQIFGQVILPFTYAIFGLFGIIGSGIVYSSTHLLVIDPVLLTLLTAPAPISILLLTPLLIETFAVNTLANLLPPAYDLSNIFPKKITWFRGVLLATLVGILVGAWSFLGSAYGFMESWLLTYGTALGSIVGINIADYVFIRKFDIDVDSLFTTRGVYRYLRGFNPSAFLAFGISALIGYLSDLGIKNVITLYIGSLGPLVTLPLSIILYLIFMKLFKNY, from the coding sequence ATGAGAGATGTAGATTCAATTATAGTCAATCCTGAGATCCTACCTGTCCCCAAGGAAATAAAGAAGTGGAAAGCTCCTGACTACACAATGGCATGGATTACAATGTCAGTAGGTGTTCTTACGTGGGAATATCCTTGGTTCGGGATATTTTTGGGTATACCTTGGTATCTTGCACTTAGCCTAGAATTTTTGGGAAACTTACTGACCTTAGTCCCTATGATAATCCAGTCTCATGCAGGTGCAAAATATGGAATAGCTGAGCCTCAAGTTACACGGAGTAGATGGGGTATATGGGGTGCTCAATTACCCTCGATAATAAGAGCGATTATAGGAACAGGATGGTGGGGTATTAACGTGTTCATAATAACCGAGATCATAGTCGGACTTTACCTTAAGCTTTCTGGAAATTTAACGTCCGTTGTAGGTCCTTTACTCAAAAGTGGACAAGCTAATTCATTCACTATATCTCTTGCCGATCCTTCACTTTTCTGGGTAGTTTTCGTTTCAGTAATTTTAGCTGAAATAGGAATACTGTATTATTCTCCCGTACTTAAAGGACAAGAGCCGTTAAGAAAGATGAGTTGGGTTGTAGCACCTATAGTAATGTTGTCTCTAATCTCGATATTCGCGTTTGAAGCTACTAAATATGGTCTAAGTTTTACATTACCCACGACCTTCAATGCTTCTCTACCTACAATCTTAGCATATTTAGGAGGGAACATGGCAAGTTGGCTGACAATGGCTATATCGATGCCTGACTTAACGAGATTTGCAGTAAATCAAAGGGCTCAAATATTCGGACAAGTGATATTGCCATTCACTTATGCTATATTCGGACTTTTTGGTATAATAGGGTCTGGAATAGTGTATTCCTCAACCCATCTCCTCGTCATAGATCCAGTCCTGCTCACTTTATTAACTGCACCTGCTCCGATTTCGATTTTATTACTAACTCCACTTTTAATAGAGACTTTCGCAGTTAATACACTTGCTAACCTATTACCTCCAGCTTATGACCTTAGTAACATCTTCCCTAAGAAGATAACGTGGTTTAGAGGAGTATTATTAGCGACTTTAGTTGGGATTTTAGTTGGAGCATGGAGCTTCTTAGGTAGCGCTTATGGTTTTATGGAGAGTTGGCTACTTACTTATGGTACTGCACTGGGTTCTATAGTAGGTATTAACATAGCTGATTACGTGTTTATCAGGAAATTTGACATTGATGTAGATTCTCTATTTACCACTAGAGGAGTTTATAGGTATCTGAGGGGATTTAACCCATCAGCGTTTCTAGCATTCGGCATCTCGGCATTAATAGGCTATCTTAGCGATCTAGGGATAAAGAACGTAATTACGCTATATATAGGGAGTTTAGGGCCTTTGGTTACTTTACCGTTGAGTATAATTCTATACCTGATTTTCATGAAACTATTTAAGAATTATTGA
- a CDS encoding type 1 glutamine amidotransferase: protein MYVLGILNHPIEGMGNLAEVLNERGFKVKEKMATELKGNEDFDILVIMGGPMGVYEAEKYPFLYTEMELIRKAMREGKKVLGICLGSQLISASLGGSVKKGIFGPEIGISKVKLLPRLGDKEIEVFQWHGDTFTLPPSSELLAYSEKYFQAFNTGQIMALQFHLEVDSKMVSRWVEEYKGDTSLISEVREKEEVLRKNLESIVNWWLGY from the coding sequence ATGTACGTTTTAGGAATATTAAACCATCCGATAGAGGGAATGGGAAACCTAGCGGAGGTCCTTAACGAGAGGGGGTTCAAAGTTAAAGAGAAGATGGCGACAGAACTTAAGGGAAATGAAGACTTCGATATACTTGTAATTATGGGAGGTCCTATGGGTGTATATGAAGCTGAAAAATACCCCTTCTTATACACCGAAATGGAGCTAATTAGAAAGGCTATGCGAGAAGGGAAAAAGGTGCTGGGCATTTGCCTCGGCTCGCAACTAATTTCAGCCTCCTTGGGTGGGAGTGTTAAAAAGGGCATTTTCGGACCGGAAATCGGGATAAGTAAGGTAAAGCTTTTACCTAGACTCGGAGATAAAGAAATTGAAGTATTCCAGTGGCACGGGGATACTTTTACCTTACCCCCTTCATCGGAACTACTGGCCTATAGTGAAAAGTACTTTCAGGCATTTAATACTGGACAAATAATGGCCCTACAGTTTCATCTAGAAGTAGACAGTAAAATGGTAAGTAGGTGGGTCGAAGAATACAAAGGTGATACTAGTCTTATCTCAGAGGTCAGAGAAAAAGAAGAGGTCCTGAGGAAGAACTTAGAGAGTATTGTAAACTGGTGGTTAGGGTACTAG